One window of the Candidatus Methylomirabilota bacterium genome contains the following:
- a CDS encoding pyridoxal phosphate-dependent aminotransferase, translated as MDFAERMSRLGTESAFEVLARAKALERQGKEIIHLEIGEPDFDTPKHIREAAKRALDSGATHYGPAAGLPELREAIVKDVEGTRSIPITADEIVVTPGAKPIMYFVITALINPGDEVVHPNPGFPIYESVINFVGGKPVPIPLREESGFGFDLDVLEKSVSRKTKLIVINSPQNPTGGVLEPDQLGRIAEIAKTYRIPVLSDEIYKAFRYEGEFASITRFPGMKDLVIILDGFSKAYAMTGWRLGYGVMPVALAEHVTRLMVNSNSCTASFTQHAGIAALQGDQTPVTEMVAEFKRRRDVLVAGLNRLPGVSCRLPRGAFYVFPNVKALKRPSAEIAEILLKEAGVAVLGGSAFGQYGEGYLRLSYASAEANLRKALERMEPVFTRLAGG; from the coding sequence ATGGACTTTGCGGAGCGGATGTCACGTCTGGGCACGGAATCGGCGTTCGAGGTGCTGGCGCGGGCGAAGGCCCTCGAGCGGCAGGGCAAGGAGATCATCCACCTCGAGATCGGCGAGCCGGACTTCGACACGCCGAAGCACATCCGCGAGGCGGCCAAGCGGGCGCTGGACAGCGGCGCGACCCACTATGGCCCCGCCGCCGGCCTGCCGGAGCTGCGCGAGGCCATCGTGAAGGACGTGGAGGGCACGCGCAGCATCCCGATCACTGCCGATGAGATCGTGGTGACGCCCGGCGCGAAGCCCATCATGTACTTCGTCATCACCGCGCTCATCAACCCGGGCGACGAGGTGGTGCATCCCAATCCCGGCTTTCCCATCTACGAATCGGTGATCAACTTCGTGGGCGGCAAGCCGGTGCCGATCCCCCTGCGCGAGGAGAGTGGCTTCGGCTTCGACCTCGACGTGCTGGAGAAGAGCGTCTCCCGCAAGACGAAGCTGATCGTCATCAACTCGCCGCAGAACCCGACCGGCGGCGTGCTGGAGCCCGATCAGCTCGGGCGCATCGCGGAGATCGCCAAGACCTACCGCATCCCTGTGCTGTCCGACGAGATCTACAAGGCCTTCCGCTACGAGGGCGAGTTCGCGTCGATCACCCGCTTTCCGGGCATGAAGGACCTGGTCATCATCCTCGACGGGTTCTCCAAGGCGTACGCCATGACCGGCTGGCGCCTCGGCTACGGGGTGATGCCGGTGGCCCTGGCCGAGCACGTGACCCGGCTCATGGTGAACTCCAACTCGTGCACCGCCTCGTTCACCCAGCACGCGGGCATCGCGGCGCTGCAGGGGGATCAGACGCCGGTGACCGAGATGGTGGCCGAGTTCAAGCGCCGCCGCGACGTGCTGGTGGCCGGCCTCAATCGGCTACCCGGCGTGTCGTGCCGGTTGCCGCGGGGGGCCTTCTACGTGTTCCCCAACGTGAAGGCGCTGAAGCGTCCTTCCGCCGAGATCGCGGAAATTCTGCTGAAGGAGGCCGGCGTCGCGGTGCTGGGCGGCTCCGCGTTCGGGCAATACGGCGAGGGGTACCTCCGGCTGTCGTACGCCAGCGCCGAGGCCAACCTCCGCAAGGCCCTCGAGCGCATGGAGCCGGTCTTCACGCGTCTCGCGGGAGGCTAG
- a CDS encoding SUMF1/EgtB/PvdO family nonheme iron enzyme: MEFVEIAAGWFWMGWDAGHPGERPRHRVWVDAFAIARSPVTNREYAAAVDAGQAMPPAWWTDARLRDPEQPVVGVSWLEATRFGEWLSRRDGRHYRLPSEAEWEMAARGGRDDARFPWGDERPPAARFDRPPRPVDTPANPLGLVALSGVCHEWCLDWEDETYYARSPTHNPRGPETGTRRVSRGGAWRHQDPWSPVAHRSSLPPALRYSDYGFRLAREPD; the protein is encoded by the coding sequence GTGGAGTTCGTGGAGATCGCCGCGGGCTGGTTCTGGATGGGGTGGGACGCGGGACACCCGGGTGAGCGCCCGCGACACCGCGTGTGGGTCGATGCCTTCGCGATCGCGCGGTCGCCGGTGACCAATCGCGAGTACGCGGCGGCGGTCGACGCCGGTCAGGCCATGCCGCCCGCGTGGTGGACAGACGCGCGCTTGCGCGATCCGGAACAGCCGGTGGTCGGCGTGAGCTGGCTCGAGGCCACCCGCTTTGGCGAGTGGCTCTCGCGTCGCGACGGCCGCCACTACCGGCTGCCGAGCGAGGCGGAGTGGGAGATGGCCGCGCGCGGCGGGCGCGACGACGCGCGCTTCCCCTGGGGCGACGAGCGACCGCCCGCGGCGCGCTTCGACCGGCCACCGCGCCCCGTCGACACGCCGGCCAACCCGCTCGGCCTGGTGGCCCTTTCGGGCGTGTGTCACGAGTGGTGTCTGGACTGGGAGGACGAGACCTACTACGCGCGCTCCCCCACCCACAATCCACGCGGCCCCGAGACCGGCACGCGTCGGGTCTCGCGCGGCGGCGCCTGGCGGCACCAGGACCCGTGGAGCCCGGTGGCGCATCGCTCGTCACTGCCGCCGGCGCTGCGCTACTCCGACTACGGGTTCCGGCTGGCTCGCGAGCCGGACTGA